Within the Hevea brasiliensis isolate MT/VB/25A 57/8 chromosome 2, ASM3005281v1, whole genome shotgun sequence genome, the region TTAAATATTAATTGCACTCGTCATATAGAattgtgatttaatttttttttgttaatttttcatATATGATGTAATATTGttatagtattataaatattatatttaattatttaaattaaaatattaattttaatgtaattttaattaattatataaataaaatatttattaatttaaaattattattttttattagatgATATTTTTGTGAAAGTTATGTGTTATTTTATTAACATATGATATTAACTTTTTTTTAgaataacatataatattaacttaattatacACTTAAATGTgatacaataaaaaaataataataagttttaaaaatataaattgatagagatgtttaaaaattaaaataaattaataataaatgcaAGTTAACTTATTGAATTAAAACCATTcaaatcttcttttttttttaaatatatatggtTGATTTgccaatattttattttatttttataatttagattagagaaaaataaaaacattGTCATGTGATTTTGCACTTTAACACATAAAaaataatgatttaatttttatcaatttgatattttatatttttctctATTAGCAAATATAGTCTAAACTGTTAATCATCATTAAAAGATGTTGGCATGGCGAACATGTAGCGCTAACATGGTGACATATGCTTATGTGGCATTTATGTGGTGAACACATGGCACTGACGTATTGCCATGTCAAGGGCCCATCAATATTATTTAATGGTAACTAATAAGTTGAATCACTTTTGGTGATGAAAGAAAATATAGGGTATcaaattaacaaaaattaaacCACAATTTTTCATGTGTTAAAGCATGAAACcacattgctttttttttttttaaataatattaacttACATAATGAAATTATATAGTTAAACTAatgtgaaaaaaaattatttataaaattacaaaataattttaaaaatatattttgtagTTTAatgtattattataaaattttcatattcaTTATATTGATACATTGAAATTTAATATTACCACAttgtttaatataaatatttttaaaacctatttaatatatttagtaagtattttttttatttttttaattatagattATATAGTTTATAAATACATTACagattaaagtataaatataaatttaataatgtatttttaattattttataacaattatataattaatactttCAAGTAATGAATTATTTTTTCTCCTTTTGTTTTTGTATTTTCCTCTTAtttctattattttaaaaaatttaaaacataaaacttaaaattaatattgaaagGATCATAATTTCTCACATAAATATATGCAAAATATAATTAgtttttcttataattttatgattaaaattaacaATCTATTTAAGattgactaataaattaaaaaataaaaaatatgtacaTGCAAATaagaatattaataaattataattaatttatatttaaattaaatagacccaaaaaaaattaaaatctcatgccattacatataaaatatattttttatgtaaaaataataataatcaatccAAATATCTcattattaaacatttaaaaaatagaaaaatcaatCTATCTTAacctatataaatattattatatttataccgTTATCATTTGATattgataataataacaaaattatAATAACTACATTCACGCATAACTATTCTTGTAAgaataaaacatataatatacaaaaacttaaaaagatttaaaaatttataaatagatttcgcccattaaaaaaaaaagatatacataaaaatatcgtgaataaagaaaaaaaatcacaTTATATATCAAAGTTAATTAGGCTTAATCAAAGTTAATTAGGCTTAAGTTCCACCGTACAAAATagagtatttaaatataaaaatttatctgttactaatattttttaaaacaaaatagccataaatttataataaataaaatatttaacatTGAGTAGGATtggaatttcatttttatttatttaaatagttatttttaataataattatataattagatagttaattttttaataataattttataatttaatattataagtttttaaatatttagaataattaaaagAATAAATTAGTGAAAGTCAGATTTGgttgtttattaattttattataataaattaaataaattttaataaattaataataattatagaattgagaatatataattataatatgatttttggtataaataaaattacagttaaaattattttaaaattttaactaaatttagCGAATCATCACTAAAAATTATTAGCGACGAATTTATATAATAAAACCTTCGTATTAACGATTAATATgttattgttaaaaggaaattagaaataaatttatttgaattaataATGGATTTTTCATTGCTATTTATGTTATTagcaataaatatatatatgtatcattgtaaatatgtttttattggtatttttcataaataatataaatcgtAAAGGACATTTTGAACAATGTCAATATCccctttcatatatttatatatatagtaGATATAGATAGATGTAAATATTTTAACACAATAGAaaacattttaataaaaattttatttactatatatatacacacacatacacacgaACTAATATTAGGGGTGTATGGTTTTAGTTCAATTTAATTCTTTGTAAGAACGGGATCGAAATTAAACCGAGGTTCTTTCATTTTTTGATTCAGGAACTATTTAAATTTCAGTTTGATTCCGGTATAACTCTAAGCGTTTTCAATTCAAATTAGGTTCTAATTTCGTTtctgattttaatttcaatttctaGTCAATTTGATTCTCAATTTCTATGATCAAAATTGCTATATTATTGTATTCATTTTAAAAGaataaatacattatataattATAGCATCAAAATATTActactaatattaaaataaaaatacaatgtccaaataaaattatcaataaaataacATAAACATAATAATTTAACAAAGAAAAATACTAAAATCATTTTATTGATTCTCACGTAGAAATATAAGATAACACAAAATattcataataattatataatatttttattcaaattataaaataacaataaatcaataaatataatataaatataatataaagtaAAGTTTCACTGTCACATAATTCAATGCCgtgaaataataaatttataaattaagttactttataatatatatattggtAAGTATACCTcactattttatatatattttttaattatatatttttaatcagaaaatatattatataactaAAAAgtgatttaaaaatttaatatgtttaagattaaaacaataaaaattaatatcaatttaattttaatttaatttgattattaataaaaaaattaaaagtctaaaataataaatttaatttaatttaatttctatcataataactattttttattaatcttaatttaatttaattccacaCGACTTGAGAGCATCTGTATTTGATTTAGATTAATTTCCAGACACGTACGGTCCATTAACAAATATAAATAGAACTATAAACTAACACCCACACATTCACCTGCCCTAACTTTATGTATACAAAtagtcctctctctctctctctctctctctctctctacccaCACATTCACCTGCCCTAACTTTGTGTATACAAAtagccctctctctctctctatctctctctctcttcttcagTCTTAAGCTCCTCGATTCAATCAATCAAAAAGTCCTTCCTACAAACTCATTTTTCTTCCCTTGTTCTAGCTCAAGCACTTTCCCCAGCCGCACATGGGCACCAACCTCTTAGAAGCTCTCAACGTTCGTGTGGTCGGCTCCGGCGAGAAAATCCTGGTTCTGGCCCATGGATTTGGGACAGACCAATCAGCATGGCAACGCATTCTTCCCTTTTTTACTCAAAACTACAGCATAATTCTTTACGACCTCGTTTGCGCCGGCAGTGTCAATCCTGATCACTTCGATTTTGAGAGGTATACTAGTCTTCACGCTTACGTTGATGACTTGCTTAACATTCTTGACGCTCTTCGCGTCGACCGTTGCTCCTATGTTGGTCACTCTGTCTCCGCCATGGTTGGTCTTTTGGCCTCCATTAGGCGTCCTGAACTCTTCTCCAAACTCATCCTCATAGGTGCTTCTCCAAGGTAACACTTAATTTCCGATTCACAagactttaatttcctttttcttgtttgattcaATTTTCTTGATGGGTCCTGAAATTTTTTTATACCAGATTCTTGAATGACAAAGATTACCATGGAGGATTCGAGCGAGCTGATATTGAGAATGTTTTTGTAGCAATGGAAGCGAATTATGAGGCCTGGGTCAATGGTTTTGCGCCGCTAGCCGTGGGGGCGGATGTGCCGGCGGCGGTTAGAGAATTCAGCCGGACCCTTTTCAATATGAGGCCAGATATCACATTATTTGTATCCAGGACCGTATTTAATAGTGATCTAAGAGGGATACTAGGCCTAGTCAAGGTACCCTGTTGCATAATTCAGACATCCAAGGACGTGTCCGTACCAGCCTCGGTGGCGGAGTATTTGAAGACCCATTTGGGTGGGGGGAGCACGGTCGAATTATTAAGGACAGAGGGTCATTTGCCACATTTGAGTGCCCCAGCGTTGTTGGCTCCAGTGCTCCGGCGAGCCCTTTCGCGATGACCATGTGTGTTGTGTTGTGCTTGTGTGGGGATGGATGAAGAAGTCAATTGGGCTCCGGGTTGCTACTGAGTGAAGTGTGGGTCcaacaaaaaaaaatataataagagTGAGTGTTGACACGTGGCGAATAATTTTGTGGATGTTAGTCTTTGTACTTTGGATAATATGTACTAGTTGTGTCGGAAATGAAATTGAATGATATTTGGAAAGGATAAGAAATGCCCACGTGAGAATCACGTGATGAGGTATGCTACttacctttttttcttttttaatcctCGTGGTTTCTTTTTTCTTTGTATTCTCTTATCTTCAATTTAAGCAGAGCAGCCAACCTTACACAACTAAGCTCTTttaaattcgattcgatttttcaattaatttaataaaatatttgaaattttgccaTCCAAAAATTTGTATGCCCTTATGGATGAAAGAATCTTTTTTTAAGTATGTGGGAAAAGCTCCAAACTGTGTAATGACCCACCACCTGATCAATATCAATATGGTCCTTATGGATTGCATACAGATTCTCCATCGTTACCGCCCTTTGATTGTGGACTGCTCTATCCCCTTTTGCATatctttaaataaaattttgtggtGAAGATAAGTTGATTCAATGATCAGCTGCTTGTTTTGAGAAACAAACAGAAAAAGCTTTCCAACTATTTCGACGTAGCAAATCATGGACACTGTCGTCACTGGGATTTGTTAACAACAACCTTTGGCTTAATTATTTTCATCCACCAATTTATATATTTTCTCTACTTGCACTGCAATCTACACCATCAAAATGCAAATTTAACATTACTTAATATGGAGATCTGTGGATTATAAGGTATCCGTTAGCAATTGTGCTATGATATTGCTTT harbors:
- the LOC110632378 gene encoding probable strigolactone esterase DAD2, with protein sequence MGTNLLEALNVRVVGSGEKILVLAHGFGTDQSAWQRILPFFTQNYSIILYDLVCAGSVNPDHFDFERYTSLHAYVDDLLNILDALRVDRCSYVGHSVSAMVGLLASIRRPELFSKLILIGASPRFLNDKDYHGGFERADIENVFVAMEANYEAWVNGFAPLAVGADVPAAVREFSRTLFNMRPDITLFVSRTVFNSDLRGILGLVKVPCCIIQTSKDVSVPASVAEYLKTHLGGGSTVELLRTEGHLPHLSAPALLAPVLRRALSR